The genomic region aaggaaaataatgttatggaatagagaaattgaataagggtagaaggaaaaagatttgtggattgggcagctcttcatcagatatcataataacctttgggcagaataaggttggtttcaatttttacttttaatgtcttcttcttgtttatgtctggaagttgtttgaaTAAGAAATCTATATTCTTGGAAGTTTATGTTTGAAAAGCTTTTGGTATTCTGTTTTATGAATTGCTTTGTTTTGGGAGTTGTtttcaagatctcttactcttgggagagaagaggatcttgagggtggtagcagtgacaaccctcgagtgagagactctcttttgagagcgatcacaagggatctttgtgtgacccttgctgcatggcctgtttgtgcaatgggggtcataaggagggatataaggctagaatgcctttggggggcataaggaataaggggttgagattcttgatattttattgtgccatgaggtggcttattgattatttcatacttgcagttctcctcagggtatttggtccactaccaccctttgaaaatgttcatcaccaaagtgtggtgctgtgaaagccaggttgggaatgtgtctagaatatctgtatgcattgctttctatgtgtttgcctgtttgttacccgtctaggaatttggttctccgagctcgggggtggctaccagttagcctacgctgggaggtgagcactccgtggtcatatttgtgttttctattatgcaggaaattcagaggaaagagaataggaaccatgaaagagatacagaagattgttattgaagatacttgaattcagttgcagatgtttgtttaaagttgttatagaaatatgtctCATTCATAGAAAAAAAAGAAGCAAGTTGTAAATTTTGAAAGTAGAcctgaagttttattgttgtgactattcagagaaaacatttagtaaattggtagaatatcttagagatgtttttaAAAATAGCTTGTTATTTCTATTTCTGGTATATtcgaaaaagaaaagttaatttgtgttgtatgcaagcttcttgtattatggaaagaaataaaagaattgttttcatttagaatttacctgtatttttaattgaggtaaattagaagtttatttaagctgaaagcttttaagtatttaaaatggaaaaaagttgttttatgtgaatattttattagaaaaaaataaatgataaatgagtttctttatttccagaaaaagtataatgtatctttgaataatactctaaattgtattttagttagcattgatttaaaagcttattttatagatgcatttatatttttgattaaacttaatgttttcccttttattatattagtttaaaattttgcatgtaaaattctctttaaaaaaaaatacatataaattttatattgaattaaatttcatcttttaactatgcttatttaagttatatatatatatatatatatatatatttttatatattatatttttttaaaaaaataatgttttgggtccccgcggactccactgtgtgtatgcacagtggacgaccgcgcggcgcccactgtgtgggcacacagtggacggccacggccgccactgtgtggccacacagtggggagccgccagcggcgcccactgtgtgggcacacagtggtgccgcggcgcccactgtgcgctcacacagtggcgtgCGCGGCCttgcggccgtccactgtgtgcccacacagtgggagccgccagtggcgcccactgtgtgggcacacagtggtgccgcggcgcccactgtgcgctcacagtGGCGCGCGCGGCCAAGGCCGCCTTCTTTTCCTCCCGTGACCTGCAATAAAAAAATTCATGGCCGCCTATGGGGTTTTCGGCCCAGTAAGGAATTTTGTCTGTTAAAAAAATATGTATGGGTTAAAACCCTAGCTCGGATGGGGCTAGGGCAATTCGATTTTttttaaactaaataaaaatattaattagtttggATATTATTAATGTGAGaaatttagaaccctaattagggttgagggaATTATGAAATAATATTTAGTAAGTTATAATGGTTTTTGAAGTTAgagttaaaatatttaatatataagtaaaatatatatatatatatatatatatatatatatatatatatgggaatatatatatgtatatatatgaatttttgagctttttgaataagtaattaaattataaatatataaatatatgcatattcaatatgtatatatgtatatttttatatgttcctgattttaatttgggataaattataaagagaaaattaagtaaatttgctaagactatatagtcatattggaggataaattaaaatatctctcttatttcctttagtttgattaatttaataaaactattgactaagtatctcttggagatagaatttaaaccagtaggtttttggcaattaaaatttaacaattttatcaatgcttggttcgtttcggaattagctcgaatttaataatgaaaatttcattaacgcttgtcgcaagagtgaacttgttaattaaattagtatctttaaaaaaaaaaattgttccgtttttgccttaaattttgggcatgacattatttaaataagttaaatTGTTTTGTGTATAGGAAGCCCAACAATCAAACTTGTCAAGTAGTGAGCATGAAGAGGAGGTAGAGGATCATGATGAATTGTTTGTTGCACACAATGATTCGTTTGTCATTCTTGAAACTCGACAAGAAACCATCCTTGAATTTCAACAAGCGGGAGACAACAAGATGGAGGAGGGTGTTCAATGTGATGAACTATCCACACCCACAATCAAAAAGGTGCCTCGTAAAAAGAGGACACAAAGCAAGAGGATGTATAGAAACAAGTGAGCAAAAGACATATTTGCTTCCTATCATTGTTCAGTTTTCATTGCTATTATAAACTTGATTTATATAtcatcatatttttttaattaatacttGTGAATTTATTTACTCTCAAGCTCTTCCTTAAGAACATGTGGTGTTGGCTATTTCTTAAATAATTATCAATTTTGATTAGGAAAGTAGGTAACTGTACTTGGTTTATAGGTTGCTAAATTCCAGTAGCCTCACATTAATGATACCACATTGATAAATTATAACTTTTCGTACATAAGCGATGATAATAGAGATTAATCTATGATAAAAACAGAGCAATTATCAATTCTGTGACTGTCAAATCTGTGAGTAACTATTATTATATGATTTGTTTGACAGTTAATGACATCTTTGGATatctccttttgacatcaatgacaaatacgaATTTGTCTATTTGTCTAATAATGTCTGATTCAATAGAGAGCTCAATCCAAGGCAAAATCATAAAGAAAATAATTCTTATTGAGCTCAtaattgagttattttgttgctgCTCCATCTTCTTCCTGTGCACACCTTTGCTGCTCCTGACCATTTTTCTAACTCCCAATTATCAATTTTTTCCTCACTTAAGTCAATTTTAAAATGATATTTGTTTAATAGATTCCATGGGCAATTGAATTTATGGGTGTTCTCCACTGGTTGATACATCACAAtgaacaagataaaataaattctGCAGGATAGGATAAAGGAAACAAGATAAAATATCTGGAATTTTCTCTCAAGGAAGCTTAATATAAGGACCAACTGTGTGAAATCTTCAAGAAAGTGTTGTGATACTGGTAAAGATAATCCAGTGTGTGATTTCTAGTAGCTGTTGTCATCATGTAGTGTGGGACAGCTGATGCTATGAAGCATAGGGAATAGATAGACAAAGAGAACGAGATAGGGATGGAATAAAATTTAATCCTGGGACGGGCCACATTGAATTGGAACTTCTATACAAACTGTAAACTGGGAATTATTGTTGTTTAGACATTTATCTTTTCTTTCATATTAATTACGTATTCTTGGTAAGTATGATCTTTATTGTTCAACTTCAACTCACATGTTTTTGGTATGAgtattcaatttcaattttttagtAAACAAGTGAACTTCTCAATTCACCGTAGAAATTTATAGAGATTTTATGTGCATTGCTTGAATGCTTGTTTAGGTTTCATAGTGAATAAGGTTTTTCCTAATTTTATTCCTTTTCTTGCATGTGAAATACACTCACCTATTTGGAAACTATTTGTAATGGATGCTTGGTACATGGTACAAAAAATTTGGCCTAGAATGGCAAGGAGCTGAgacttttttcccaaaatagtGTAATGATGAACTCCAGTGTATACTTCAAGCTAAATATGTTGCCTTTTGGAAACATGGATATGTTAGATTGTTACCAATGCGGATGTGTCTTGTGGTCAGCTATTCAGGTTATGGATCTTTTCACAAGAGCTGTTGCATATGATGCGATTATGTGTATGGTAGCAAAATGAGGGTGAGGGTTTTTAAAAAGATCGGTTTCCTTGCAGCAGTTgctattataaatttaaataaaacttAGAAATGAGGTTGAAACCGAGAGCGAACAACGTGGACAGCAATGTGGTAGTCCTTTATTTTGAAGGTTGGTGTTCTTTGGTTGGTTTGTAGTATGCTTATTTACCGCGAGGACTGTAGCCATGATATGATACAATATGAAGCTGCAATGTAAACCCTTGAAATTGAACACCAAGCAATGTTTTTGGCTTGATCAAGCCATGAAAAATAGTGAATTACTGGAGCACAGACCTTCCTAGATCTCAAGATTGCAACTGTAGAGGAAAACAAAAATACACTTAAATACATCCATAGAAATAGAAGCCCAGATTTCTTTCAGTTTCAGATTGCTTATATTTTTTCCATTTTTGCCCATTTAATATCACTATTATATTAACCCCTATAACACCTCACATAGCACTTTAACTTTACACAACATATATTTTAATCTACTTATAACACCATGATATTGACAAGTCCAAAATAcactttatgtttttgttttttattttgattcaACTATAACACAGATCTGATCTAGCATTGCTAGTTATGGTGTTATGGATAATAGATACATAACATATAAATACACTTACCAAAAAGTGTATGGCTTCCAATTATTGAAACTTCAATTTTAAGGATAAGTATGATCCTTTGAAGAGCAAATGATACTATGTGGGTCACTGGCCTCAGACAAGTGCAACGAAGGTCCCAGATCAATCTCACACTGCGCTTGTCGGAGTTTATTGCACCACATGTCAAAAGTTGTGCTCAAATCAGGCCATGCTTTCTTAGATCTGAGGCAAgcacttatccaaattttaaagaTTTGTTCTTGATCTGCCATAGGAAGAGTAGTAACAAGAGAACTCATGCCTTCCTCTAGACTGTTGTGCAGTTCATTGTCCTTTATCAGATACTCATCATCATGAGTGAGCTTGGCTATCACAGGTAGCCAAGTTTTAACCAGAGAAAGGCGGACAGATCTTTGACAAATCACTTGACCAATCTGTAGAGCCTGAAGTAGTCGAATTAGAATTTCGAATAAGGTCTCTGTGAAGGGATTCGGATAAATTCGACTAACGACCAACTGTGCAAGTTCTTGTTCTTCAGCAATCATTTTCACAGCCATGTCAGCTATCTCCAATGCAAACATTTCATCCAAAAGCCAACAGAGGGCAGAACTTGCAATGCTAATCTGATAAGAATTCCATGAAAAGTAGTTGGCAAATTTGTAGAGTTGTGATTTGACAATATCTAGATTATTCTGAAGCTCCCTGAAGAGAGATGATTTATTCACATCTGCAAATGTTGGAGAGGTGGTTATCTGCATATTGTCATGCAGAACTCTCTTTGTAATCTCACGGGCCTTGGATGAGGCTCCATTTGATACTAAAGACAACAGTTCACTTAAAATTTCTCCCATGGTATTGAGAGGGTTGAAGTCCTGAACACATCCAAAGGTGGAAAGACGAACAACTAAGTCGGGACAAATGCAATTGCAATGACATAATAGAGGCTCGAATTTGATGTTCATTCTCTAAACTCCATGGCACAGCTTCCAGGTATTGCATGCATGAATTTAAACAGTCTGTGAACAACAATTCTGAAGCAATTTGTAGTAGTGCCAAGGCCTCCTGGACACTGGAGAAGGTAAATCTCTCCAAAGAATACATCATCTGAATGCATTTGACATAACCATCGACATTTTGGCAATCGCTCAATGTAAGTTCTATGGGCCTTACACCATCAGCAAGTGACCAGCGTTCTGACAGCCTTGCTTCAAAGAACTCAGACTTTCGAAGAGCTTGGGAATGGAGATACAGAGGAGATAGTTTTGGCCCCTCTGAGGGTATGAGTTTTAGCATTACGTCTGCCATTTCTTGGTCTCCAAATATTAGGTGCAGCTGAGCCATTATAAGAAGTGATATACAGGTTAAGCTCAGTCCATAGAAGGCAACGCCGCCCAATCAACTCAATGTTTATTGTAAAGGCAGGCGAATTGACATTTTTCGATCCAGTATAGCATTTCTACCACAAATCTATATAGCCGAACCCAAATGCTTCGACAATTATCTTCCTATATTGTCCTCCTCTGCTAAATCTTGTAGAAATATCTGTTTAAACTGTCTCCATGAATATCTGCCTGTGTTAAATTTGCAGATTCTCTCCACAAATCTATCGCTTAACTCGCAATTAAACTGTCCTGCTTAAAGAAAGCATTCTCGTGTAAGATTTTTTTGGATGTTTCACTCAAAATCAACAGCTTCAATAAGATTTAACGGCTCTGCTGTCCTTTGTAAATTTGTACAGATATACCACCAGAAAGATTAAGATTTAACCAGCGTTGTTAACAGATATACATACTGGAAAATGATTGCCAGAAAACTGTCATTTAACCTTTTTTTTAAAGTCTGAAAACAATGTTCGATTCTATTTATAGTTTGAAGGGGGAGACTGAGTAAAAATGAAAAACTTAATTCAAAATACACTTTATGTTGATATAACATAAACTTATAATTATCAGCAATAACTTTATAAAGTATTGCAACATTAAATAACTTTTAAAACGTAATAATATATGAGAACAAAAAGCAGTTACTGTGGTAATATTTTTCAATATGCTAATGGAACATGGGAAAATAATGGAAAACACCAAGTCTTGTTGCCATTGCGAGAGggaattaattgattaaaattgAGTAATATTAATTGATTCACAATATTAATACTTTTGTTTGaaagatatttttaaatatattgttaAGATTTTGTCATGTTTGTTGAATGTGATTCTATTATTCTGTGATATTCATATTTGCTATTAGTTCTTTTCGAATGTGTATGCAATAGTATTTTTAATCACTAGTTATGCCTTTGTTATGATTCATGATGGGCTTTGTACTTTAACAGTTCTTGCATTTTATTGATGATCTCTggctctctatttctatcttcttgGCTCATGGTAATCCTTCATGCTATGTTTATCACCATTACGACTATCACACAACATAAGGTTGTTATGAGATATTCAGAAACTGCAAATGGATGTTTTAAGCTCATGGCTGCTCTGTTTTGTCACTTGTCATTATTCACTGGTTTTTCCTTTTTTGAGCCCTTTTGACTCTCATAAACTTTTGACAATTctattgtttgtttttttaaaacatttttattgaaaactacataaaaatattcaaaataaattgtttatttttttaatatcttttttAATATTGTCTCTAGAGAGACAATAGTTGAGATCTAAAGACATAATGTCTCTCGAGAGACAATATGATTTTAATcccaactattgtctctctttaaaTCCCAAATTGTCTCTACAAAGACACAAAAAATTCATGTTTTCTATCGTCTTTATAGAGAAAATTTTAAAGACGATAATTTAAGACACTCGGTTAAAGACATTTTTTAGACTATACCAATTTCTTTTTTTGTCTCAAGTTGAGACAATTTCTTCAAAAATTGTCTTAAAACACCCCTCTATGTAGTAGTGGCAAATTCTTATAAGGataacaaactgattataatgaaatgacaataagtggttaatgctgatacaaagtaatACTAACATGAAAATTTGATGAAAATATGATACACATCATttttgaacttacccctgtctcatataaccctatgttggctaggacccaccataattagaagatcctaattactagtgtcctaaaccttgcattgactgtcacaatttgacaatgagttgagttagtccattagcaagattgggaaatAGTTgtgtgttggtggaaggtttaaggaggcaCACTACAACATTtaatgactcttcttgtccctcatgtgaatgtgctcctctttAAGCACTACggcatggatgacccttccttccatttcctacaccctattttctaacccacacctcataacatttacctcacttcctatcattattaccttccatctacctttcatatcccctctgttaacctccttcactttcctacatcctatcctaaaccttaacctcctacacatttacttttacttcacctacctagcCCCATTCCATCCTttacatccttttatctccccccattcactttcctaccttccaaacccctaacatatcctaacttactctttcaccattacatccttcatcacttaccttcctatcttatcctaacccacacctcatatcCTTATACCTCTCatcttccattttataccaccttcctatcacggtacacttatcctcccttccaaaacactgacaaaaatggcactcgatcactacacattgGTCTCACGGTCCTGCAGCAGGGAGtttctgtcacaaccatatataccaacaTCGATACCCAAGGTAAGCTCTTCACCTAGAGCCTACAATCAGGCCACTTCCAACGGATTTTggatacaagagtggcacaatctgtggttcttccctatttgaacacacaggtttaggtcatcccgctccttaattagggtcttccctaagaggttatgcctataaagaggataattgatcattttatttgatcaaccatccaattcgatcttatttatctctttttctactagaaaatgaatatgagctagggaaaaaaaattatgagtagtaaaattcattataagaaggataaaacttgatcatcaaccaacacaaatgcaacctcctatgtaaaattcaaacaatttcatcattACATAAAGAAAAttcgacacattgtcacaaacataacgattatttattcaagaaaacatcttgtgaatgaattggttgattaccctaccttttttcttcaaccggatcttggtGGCACCGCAATCCAgaactgtttccctccttgtaatgcccattTTTTTTGTAATTGCCAATCCCCCGAGTGGCTCAgccatttggaattttattgtCTTGTAGGAAGATTGTCACAGATCACTTAGCGTGGTAGGTTGGTGATGGTAGGGATGCAGATTTTGGATGGATTTGTGGGATGGCAAGGAGGCATTAGGCTTGAATGGAGGAATGGATGAAGTGAGAAGGATTTTATGTGAGTTGTGGGGGAATACGGTAAGGAATTATGTGGAGCCAGTAAGAGTGGATGGAAGATTGGAGTGGCGATGGAAATATGTCAGAGGAGCCCTTCAAAATGCAAAACATATAAGAATGATGGAAAGTATTTTTAAGAGGTGAAGAGTGCTTATCTTAGAGAATACGGATATAGTGAGGTGGTATGACTCGAAGAGTGGTAATTACTTGGTCAAAATTGGATACCTAATATTAGATAATGATGCAGATGATATTGAATGGCCGACGAATATGTGTTGGGGGAAGGAGTGTCTACCTAAGGTGGGGGATTTTGCATGGTTATCCATTAAAGGAAGAATTTTGACAAGAGAACGAAGGAAATGACTTGGTATGGCTGGCCCACAAGATGTATAATTTATGGTAACAATGAAGAAACCATTGGTCATCTACTTCTAAACTGTGGTGTGGCTACAAAGTGTTGGAAGATGGTGCAAGGCAAGCTGGAGTGGCATGGTCCTCTATCGGGAACGTTGAAGGAAGTTTTTTTGAGTTGGCCTAGATGGGGAAgtagtttgtcttttcttgtgTGTGGAAGATCAGCTCAGGAATAATCATATGGGAAATTCAGAAGGAAAGGAATTGGCATATTTTCCAAGACAAAAATGAGTCATTGCAACACATTTTGGCTAGAATTGATGTGTCTATTGAAGAAGTTGTGGGTGCAACAACTTCAAGATTTGCAGCGAAGGATGCAGTTTTAACAAAGGAAGATTCACATATATAAAGAATTTGGGCGAAGATAAAATTTAGGCCTGTTCATGGGTCTAGATAGGTTGACCTGTGTGCAAGCTCTTCTGAGAGGCAAAAGGTGGTGAAGTGGATTCCTCTGGACAAGGGATGGATTAAGGTAAATTTTGACAGAGCATCGAAAGGCAAGCATGAATTCTTTTCACATATTTGGAAGGTAATATATTAGCATTGATTGCTCAAAAGTTGGACAAGGGAATAAATAATGAGGTGGAGGTACAGGTTTCTCTTTTGGCGATTGAATGGGGCCTAAAACTCGGCTTTCCTAATTTTCATTTAGAAGGAGATTCATTGATTACAATTAATGCAATAATTAAGGGGGAGACGAAATCTTGTAATTTagataattatattaaaaatattaaaaatgacttaattttttttaatgacttCAGAGTATCTCATGTTTGCAGAATAGGGAATGAGGTGTTGGATGTGTTGTCAAAATGGACCACGCCTTTTGAGGTGGAAAAGGCTTTTCATtttgaagattttcaaaatctTGCTATTGAGTATGATTTAGTGGCAAGTGTTTAATGTGGTTGTACCTCCTAGATAATAGCAAGTACGAAATAAGAAGATGGCGGACATGCTTATTGGCTTGGTGTATAGTGGAGTGAATGTCGGATATGCAAGGATAGAATGTTTTGAACTAACAAGGATAGGGATTTTATGAACCTGTATTTATGAGTAGAGTTTTTGATGGCATGGGTTGGTGGATGGCTTCTAAAAAGGTGGCAGAGTAATGAAAGCCTTGGCTTTGTTCAAAAGTTTTTTATGTGGTGTGCAATGAGCCCGTCTTTCTTCATTTTTTATAGTTTGTTAGAGGAGTGGAGGGGATTTAGATGCAGAAGTGGCAGTGATGTAGAAGGGTAGGACATGGAGGTCAACTTCACATTCGAAACGGAGAAGGGATTGGTTCCATTTGTTGGGAAAGTTTCAGTTAGAAGGATAAAAGGCCTCTTTCGGTACAATGATAATAGGATCATTGACATGGTAAAGACTCTTTTGGGGAAGGAAATCAACCATATCAGCCATAGATATCAGATGAATATGGATATCTGTTCGCTAGTGGCAATGTGGGGCCTCTAATTTGAATCCTTTGTGGACACTGTGAAAAGGGTGATGAAGGCTCTGATGCCGGAGGAGTTTCTAGGAGGCATGGACTCCATCTTTGAGTGGGTGATACCTAGAGATAGGTTTGATATGTCTGAAGGTTTTGTTGATGGTGACTTTGATGAGAAAGTGTCGTTTGTAAGGTGGTAGGAGGGGGACCTAAAAGAGAAGTTTTGGGCTTTGGCATAGCGTGGGTGGGAAGCTTCAAAGACCTTCGTGGAGATGATGCGAGTGGAAGCAGGCTTTAGAGAAGTAGTGGAGGCCGCTAGGAGGGAGGTGGGGCCTCAACTGCGACCAAGAAAGGGAAGAATGCAGCTGAAGATGGTCAAGCTAGGTTATGCAGAGGATCCGCTTGAATTATGTCATGttcttttttagtttgttttgtttGTATTTTGTCTTAGCAGTAATATAATCTAAGATCTTTAAACTGCTACTATATTGCTATTAGACTTTGTTATGGCATCTGTTTTTGAGCGAAGATGTGCTCATTTTGAAGTGTGGTTATCTGTGGGTGGGTTATTAGCGATATTGATTGGATGTATGGGTAGTTGCTAGTTTCTTGATACTATTTTGAGATACTTTGTAAGTCATTTATTTCTATTAATAAAATCATTATATTActgaacaaaaaaaataattatcaCATAATTCTAAAGTGAACTATGCTTAAGCTTAAATAAATTAACTGATTAAAGAATGATACCTTTTGAAATAATATACACTATTTATCTAGATTTTACTTGAAgagatatttttatttaatattaattataatcatAATTTTAACCACAAATCAACCTTAAAGGAAACAAGAATTAAACCTTCTTAAAGACTTAAAGAAATAACCACCACCAAGATTTAATGATATAGAATTATTCATTGCAGTTGTCGCTTAGTTAA from Cryptomeria japonica chromosome 3, Sugi_1.0, whole genome shotgun sequence harbors:
- the LOC131077194 gene encoding BTB/POZ domain-containing protein At3g05675-like, whose amino-acid sequence is MAQLHLIFGDQEMADVMLKLIPSEGPKLSPLYLHSQALRKSEFFEARLSERWSLADGVRPIELTLSDCQNVDGYVKCIQMMYSLERFTFSSVQEALALLQIASELLFTDCLNSCMQYLEADFNPLNTMGEILSELLSLVSNGASSKAREITKRVLHDNMQITTSPTFADVNKSSLFRELQNNLDIVKSQLYKFANYFSWNSYQISIASSALCWLLDEMFALEIADMAVKMIAEEQELAQLVVSRIYPNPFTETLFEILIRLLQALQIGQVICQRSVRLSLVKTWLPVIAKLTHDDEYLIKDNELHNSLEEGMSSLVTTLPMADQEQIFKIWISACLRSKKAWPDLSTTFDMWCNKLRQAQCEIDLGPSLHLSEASDPHSIICSSKDHTYP